A genomic region of Caenorhabditis elegans chromosome V contains the following coding sequences:
- the srr-8 gene encoding Serpentine Receptor, class R (Product from WormBase gene class srr;~Partially confirmed by transcript evidence), producing MSTLPVSSFDDDTPSDLLGPFRFLVKASLLDCSTKSKCCSVFTCLLGVVMVVVTLIRISFLMEAVGAPLELGWGEGIFFGYPGLTGFVFSLCLFGWTKNGLIPKFCKRLVRVRMLRQAANSKLDKFRILHGLALGFSIPWFVAMMSWIIYNFVHGKVYYGGPEQSIAKRIFLIISNFYVWFISTVCLAIYIFISAALNREVSYFNEELKKAKEEKTLRNIGVLEKFDFRQNQILEMILFAHESLSSLGGFVPLFMYWGLANGVYLTSFVYDVPLLYAIIVGFNLASIIFYNVFVMFPAIILQEHLKTTTRILINNDEFECSKDPIVYQTYRIMIDRFQKVNTNISIIASLPITVQTFAACSFVAPNLGFLLIMVKNVILVNGGHV from the exons ATGTCAACTCTTCCTGTATCTTCCTTCGATG atgacaCACCATCTGACTTACTTGGTCCATTCAGATTCCTGGTGAAAGCTTCTTTGCTAGACTGCTCCACAAAATCTAAGTGTTGTTCTGTTTTCACATGTCTTTTGGGAGTTGTTATGGTTGTGGTAACGCTAATAAGAATCTCATTTTTAATGGAAGCAGTTGGAGCT CCGTTAGAATTAGGATGGGGAGAAGGAATTTTCTTCGGGTATCCTGGTTTAACTGGATTTGTATTTTCCCTATGCCTTTTTGGATGGACTAAAAATGGTTTGATCCCAAAGTTTTGCAAGCGACTGGTTCGGGTTCGAATGTTAAGACAGGCGGCAAACTCAAAATTAGATAAATTCCGAATCCTACATGGTCTTGCACTTGGCTTCTCAATTCCTTGGTTTGTAGCAATGATGTCTTGgataatttacaattttgttCATGGAAAAGTTTATTATGGAGG cccTGAACAAAGTATTGCCAAACGCATCTTCCTTATCATATCCAACTTCTACGTTTGGTTTATTTCTACTGTTTGCCTTGCAATTTACATATTCATCTCGGCCGCTTTAAATCGGGAAGTCAGCTATTTCAATGAAGAGCTGAAAAAAgccaaagaagaaaaaacgctGAGAAATATTGGTGTTCTGGAGAAATTCGATTTCCGCCAGAATCAGATTCTCGAGATGATCTTGTTTGCTCATGAGTCACTGTCAAGTCTTGGTGGATTTGTTCCGTTGTTCATGTACTGGGGTCTGGCCAATGGCGTCTACCTTACATC ATTCGTCTACGACGTGCCTCTTCTCTACGCTATAATAGTTGGCTTCAACCTTGCCTCCATAATCTTCTACAATGTATTCGTTATGTTCCCCGCAATAATTTTACAGGAACATCTGAAAACTACCACGAGAATTTTGATCAATAATGATGAGTTTGAATGCTCAAAAGATCCAATTGTATACCAAACTTATCGTATTATGATTGATCGCTTCCAAAAAGTTAACACTAACATTTCAATTATTGCTTCCCTACCAATAACAGTTCAAACTTTTGCTGCTTGTTCATTTGTAGCTCCAAATTTGGGTTTTCTGTTGATAATGGtcaaaaatgttattcttGTAAATGGTGGTCACGTTTGA
- the ncx-9 gene encoding Mitochondrial sodium/calcium exchanger protein (Confirmed by transcript evidence), whose amino-acid sequence MGKLKWFSWILIFCFLIEVSSIYEYDQSYDYPSPGSTNFSIYDGFPFDEEMCSSEECLIDKSWTSEEKCEYIKCNQDSCEGGGYLTWSHYVKCQYNIGVRVILIILGILYLIILFVIMSSIADDFFCPAISGIVSHLRMSESIAGVTFLAFGNGAPDVFSSISSVLTTPKPKADLALGDLFGTSIFVTTVVLAIIIFTKSFKVAIIPTLRDLIFYMTTLAFIVFCFLKFDKIEVWMPATFLGIYGVYVVTVIILGIYRTHRKKRNLKKKNKELEDFLSRPSSAASTTPIFGAMKLKEETISVSALFHFMIGYSQFIKNLTRANLKRTTNNNNNDNKNEKRGIVNLGFSEPYSIPSERKISTIFKQNTFETDLESLESLADLDGSDDEGREEKFGYAHHTVFTSHDQISLVASEIEEIEITTWRSWDWVWDLFNHLKSWPSRDEFSEMNIFIKIVTVIKVVPVFFFKLTVPSNEMSWCKPLFILHCFASIQFALFSIQIITLKPFDGSPGLWLYGLGFSAILAMVAMYFLPLSKEQKYYKEIYSYLGFLMSIAWIYATSNEIVSVVTMIGVVTGLSMELLGLTIMAWSNCIGDIVADIAVVKQGYPKMAMAAAIGGPLFNLLIGFGLPFTIAAAQGKEMELLINPVYRLLMLFLGISLVTTFVALFIQRFTVRRPHAVLLIFIFVVFLIFICLAEFHVLEWN is encoded by the exons ATGGGGAAACTGAAATGGTTTTCGTGGATtcttatattttgttttttgatagaaGTCAGCTCAATTTACGAATACGACCAGAGCTATGACTATCCCAGTCCCGGATCTACAAACTTTTCGATTTATGATGGATTCCCTTTTGATGAGGAAATGTGCTCATCGGAAGAGTGTTTAATCGATAAGTCATGGACTTCAGAGG aaaaatgcgaATACATAAAATGCAACCAAGATTCTTGTGAAGGCGGTGGATACCTGACTTGGTCTCATTATGTAAAGTGTCAGTATAATATTGGAGTCAGG GTCATCCTAATAATTCTCGGTATTCTCTATCTGATTATACTTTTTGTGATAATGTCATCCATTGCCGATGACTTTTTCTGCCCAGCAATTTCTGGAATTGTTAGTCATTTGAGAATGAGTGAATCTATTGCG GGAGTAACATTTTTGGCTTTTGGCAACGGGGCGCCCGATGTTTTTAGCTCAATTTCTTCAGTTTTGACTACACCAAAACCTAAAGCCGATTTAGCTTTAGGAGATTTGTTTGGAACAAGTATTTTTGTCACTACTGTAGTTCTTGCAATAATCATTTTTACGAAATCTTTCAAAGTGGCT ATCATTCCAACTCTCCGTGACTTGATTTTCTACATGACTACTCTGGCGTTCATAGTTTTCtgctttttaaagtttgataaaattgaagtttggaTGCCTGCAA CGTTTCTCGGAATATATGGAGTCTACGTTGTAACAGTGATTATACTCGGAATCTATCGAACTCATCgcaaaaaacgaaatttgaaaaagaaaaataaagaattggAAGATTTTTTGTCCCGACCGTCAAGTGCTGCTTCGACTACTCCGATTTTTGGAGCCATGAAGTTAAAAGAGGAGACCATATCAGTTTCAGCTTTGTTTCATTTTATGATAGGATATTCGCAATTTATCAAGAATCTTACTAGGGCAAATCTGAAGAGAACTACAAATAATAACAATAACGACAATAAGAATGAAAAACGTGGAATTGTGAATCTAGGATTCAGCGAACCTTATTCCATTCCATCGGAACGGAAAATATCAAcgattttcaaacaaa ATACTTTCGAAACCGACCTTGAAAGTCTTGAAAGTCTTGCTGATTTGGATGGCAGTGATGATGAGGGAAGAGAAGAGAAATTTGGATATGCCCACCATACTGTGTTCACTTCTCACGACCAAATTAGTTTGGTTgcatctgaaattgaagaaattgaaataacaACGTGGCGATCTTGGGATTGGGTGTGGGATCTATTCAATCATTTGAAATCATGGCCAAGTCGAGACGAATTTAGcgaaatgaacattttcatcaaaattgttACGGTTATAAAA GTTGTACCAgtattcttttttaaattgacaGTTCCATCTAATGAAATGAGTTGGTGTAAGCCACTATTCATTCTTCACTGTTTTGCTTCCATtcaatttgctcttttttcaattcaaa taataacATTGAAACCATTCGACGGAAGTCCCGGCCTCTGGCTTTACGGTCTCGGGTTTTCAGCTATTCTCGCAATGGTTGCTATGTACTTTTTACCATTGAGCAAAGAGCAAAAATACTATAAAGAAATATACTCTTACCTTGGTTTTCTTATGTCAATAGCATGGATTTATGCTACATCAAATGAAATTGTCAGTGTTGTTACTATGATCGGAGTTGTAACTGGATTATCTATGGAGTTATTGGGATTAACAATTATGGCCTGGAGCAATTGCATCGGGGATATTGTGGCAGATATTGCAGTTGTGAAGCAGGGTTACCCAAAAATGGCAATGGCAGCTGCAATTGGTGGTCCACTTTTCA atctGCTTATTGGATTTGGCCTCCCATTTACTATTGCCGCTGCACAAGGCAAAGAAATGGAACTTCTCATCAATCCAGTGTATCGATTATTGATGCTTTTCCTTGGAATATCTCTTGTCACTACCTTCGTCGCTCTTTTTATTCAACGCTTTACTGTCCGACGTCCGCATGCAGTCCTACTCATCTTCATTTTCgttgtatttttaatattcatcTGTCTTGCAGAGTTCCATGTTCTTGAATGGAATTAG
- the ugt-7 gene encoding glucuronosyltransferase (Confirmed by transcript evidence) encodes MRLVFLTFFLQYSYAFKYLIISPIYSYSHVKFMSNIADTLADHGHEVVVFQQQIVEALRDKKVIKNPDIKIINYEANTAGKEFYRNRPKSSVTKYWTTNQAANPSAADQFAEAMSKDLEHMCLQVFEDKSLHTMLKSEHFDVLLAEPFDPCGLYLGDYLKIPSTIVAMASSRIDPVQWALGQPSGLNFIPGPDSKYGEESGVWDRINNVWMFFMRTRMFRAVYWNLLDKLRFKTGLEIRNIDEIVAESAYLFYNSNPYLDFPFPSLTKCVPIGGFSMNTTNWKSENLPENLKNILQKRPNTVFISFGSVIRSADMPQEYKNAIIEVTKLMSDVTFIWKYEDEKDEEMRGNIPENVHLMKWLPQPALLADSRVSLFITHGGLGSIMEVAYSGKPAIVIPLFFDQPMNGEMLRRHGGAEVYSKFELSNAKKLKKVIQNMIQNPKYLANAKKLSNLLQKQPINPIERLVKHAEFAAEFKKLPELDPYSRHLNFFQFFFLDIVATLLILFMLSALFVYWITYVICSVRSKSKME; translated from the exons ATGCGTCTCGTGttcttaacttttttcttgcaatATTCTTAtgcttttaaatatttaattatttcccCAATATACAGCTACAGTCATGTGAAGTTTATGAGTAACATTGCTGATACACTTGCAGATCATGGGCATGAAGTTGTTGTATTTCAACAGCAAATTGTTGAAGCTTTGCGAgataaaaaagttatcaaaaatccAGATATAAAA ATTATCAACTATGAAGCTAACACTGCTGGAAAAGAGTTCTACCGTAACCGCCCGAAAAGTTCAGTTACCAAATATTGGACTACCAATCAGGCCGCAAATCCATCGGCGGCAGATCAGTTTGCAGAGGCGATGAGCAAGGACTTGGAGCATATGTGTCTAC aagttttcgaAGACAAATCTCTTCACACAATGCTAAAATCAGAACATTTTGATGTTTTACTTGCGGAACCATTTGATCCTTGTGGTCTTT ATCTTGGAGACTATCTAAAAATTCCATCAACCATTGTTGCAATGGCTTCATCTAGAATTGACCCAGTTCAGTGGGCTCTGGGGCAGCCTAGCGGTCTAAACTTTATACCTGGACCAGATAGCAAGTATGGCGAAGAGTCTGGTGTTTGGGATCGTATTAACAATGTTTGGATGTTTTTTATGAGAACTCGAATGTTTCGAGCAGTTTATTGGAATCTTTTAGATAAACTAAGATTTAAAACTGGTCTTGAAATCAGAAATATTGAT GAAATCGTGGCCGAAAGTGCATACTTATTTTACAACTCAAATCCATATCTTGATTTTCCCTTTCCATCTCTCACGAAATGTGTCCCGATCGGCGGATTTTCAATGAATACTACCaattggaaatctgaaaacttgcctgaaaatttgaaaaatattcttcaaaaacgaCCAAACACcgttttcatttcatttggATCAGTGATCAGATCAGCTGATATGCCACAAGAATACAA aaatgcaATAATTGAAGTTACAAAATTGATGTCAGACGTTACATTCATCTGGAAGTATGAAGACGAGAAAGATGAAGAGATGAGGGGAAACATTCCAGAAAATGTACATTTGATGAAGTGGTTACCGCAGCCAGCATTACTTG CCGATTCACGTGTTTCCCTGTTTATTACTCATGGCGGTCTTGGAAGTATTATGGAAGTTGCGTATTCTGGAAAACCAGCAATTGTGATTCCCCTATTTTTCGATCAGCCGATGAATGGAGAAATGCTTCGAAGACATGGCGGAGCCGAagtttattcgaaatttgaactttcaaatgctaaaaaactgaagaaagttattcaaaatatgattcaaaatccaaaatatcTGGCGAACGCCAAAAAGCTATCCAATCTTCTTCAAAAACAACCAATTAATCCAATCGAACGACTTGTGAAGCATGCCGAGTTTGCAGCAGAATTCAAGAAACTTCCCGAACTTGATCCATACTCGAGGCATctcaatttctttcaattcttctttttGGATATTGTGGCTACTTTGCTCATTTTATTCATGTTGTCTGCGTTGTTTGTTTATTGGATAACTTACGTTATTTGTTCGGTTAGGTCTAAATCGAAAATggaatga